One window of the Triticum dicoccoides isolate Atlit2015 ecotype Zavitan chromosome 3B, WEW_v2.0, whole genome shotgun sequence genome contains the following:
- the LOC119281429 gene encoding mitogen-activated protein kinase kinase kinase 17-like: protein MEAAVGGSWTRVRTLGRGASGAVVSLAADDLSGALFAVKSAPAAAADQLRREGDILSGLSSPHVLPCLGFRAAAGECQLFLEFAPGGSVADVAERCGGRLEECAVRAYAADVARGLAYLHGRSLVHGDVKARNVVVGADGRAKIADFGCARAVGSSDRPIGGTPAFMAPEVARGEEQGPAADVWALGCTVVEMATGRAPWSDMDDVLAAMHRIGYTDAVPEVPAWLSAEAKHFLALCFARDARDRCTFVLGAPRTTHIMILRFRTKCLFLKERKAKCLLVSK from the coding sequence ATGGAGGCGGCGGTCGGCGGCAGCTGGACACGCGTCCGCACGCTCGGCCGCGGCGCGTCCGGCGCCGTGgtgtccctcgccgccgacgacctctcgGGCGCGCTCTTCGCCGTCAAGTCGGCGCCCGCTGCCGCCGCGGACCAGCTCCGGCGCGAGGGCGACATCCTGTCCGGCCTCAGCTCGCCGCACGTCCTGCcctgcctcggcttccgcgccgccgccggcgagtGCCAGCTCTTCCTCGAGTTCGCGCCGGGCGGCTCCGTCGCCGACGTCGCCGAGAGGTGCGGCGGCCGGCTCGAGGAGTGCGCCGTCCGGGCGTACGCCGCCGATGTGGCCAGAGGCCTGGCGTACCTCCACGGGAGGTCCCTCGTCCACGGGGACGTGAAGGCGAGAAACGTCGTGGTCGGCGCCGACGGCCGAGCGAAGATCGCGGACTTCGGGTGTGCGAGGGCGGTGGGTTCTTCCGATCGGCCCATCGGGGGCACGCCGGCGTTCATGGCGCCGGAGGTGGCACGGGGCGAGGAGCAGGGCCCCGCGGCCGACGTCTGGGCGCTGGGCTGCACCGTCGTCGAGATGGCCACCGGCCGCGCCCCGTGGAGCGACATGGACGACGTCCTCGCGGCGATGCACCGGATCGGCTACACGGACGCCGTGCCGGAGGTGCCGGCGTGGCTGTCCGCGGAGGCGAAGCACTTCCTCGCCCTGTGCTTCGCGAGAGACGCCCGCGACCGGTGCACATTCGTTTTAGGCGCGCCGCGGACAACTCACATCATGATACTCCGGTTCAGGACTAAATGTCTATTTCTCAAAGAAAGGAAAGCTAAATGTCTACTAGTAAGCAAGTAG